From a region of the Enterobacter cancerogenus genome:
- the udp gene encoding uridine phosphorylase — translation MSKSDVFHLGLTKNDLQGATLAIVPGDPERVEKIAALMDKPVKLAAHREFTTWRAELDGKAVIVCSTGIGGPSTSIAVEELAQLGIRTFLRIGTTGAIQPHINVGDVLVTTASVRLDGASLHFAPMEFPAVADFECTTALVDAAKSIGATTHVGVTASSDTFYPGQERYDTFSGRVVSRFKGSMEEWQSMGVMNYEMESATLLTMCASQGLRAGMVAGVIVNRTQQEIPNAETMKQTESHAVKIVVEAARRLI, via the coding sequence ATGTCTAAGTCTGATGTTTTTCATCTCGGCCTCACTAAAAACGATTTACAAGGGGCTACGCTGGCTATCGTCCCTGGCGATCCTGAGCGTGTGGAAAAGATCGCCGCGCTGATGGATAAGCCGGTTAAGCTGGCAGCCCATCGTGAATTTACCACCTGGCGCGCGGAGCTGGATGGCAAAGCGGTCATCGTCTGCTCTACCGGTATCGGTGGCCCGTCGACCTCTATCGCTGTTGAAGAACTCGCTCAGCTGGGCATTCGGACTTTCCTGCGTATTGGTACCACGGGCGCCATTCAGCCACACATCAACGTGGGTGACGTGCTGGTCACGACCGCATCCGTGCGTCTGGATGGTGCAAGCCTGCACTTTGCGCCGATGGAGTTCCCGGCCGTCGCTGATTTTGAATGTACCACTGCGCTGGTGGACGCGGCGAAATCCATTGGTGCCACCACGCACGTGGGCGTCACTGCCTCTTCAGACACCTTCTATCCGGGCCAGGAGCGTTACGACACCTTCTCTGGCCGCGTGGTCAGCCGCTTTAAAGGCTCCATGGAAGAGTGGCAGTCAATGGGCGTGATGAACTACGAAATGGAGTCTGCAACCCTGCTGACCATGTGTGCCAGTCAGGGCCTGCGTGCCGGTATGGTGGCGGGCGTTATCGTTAACCGCACCCAGCAGGAGATCCCGAACGCTGAGACCATGAAGCAGACCGAAAGTCATGCGGTGAAAATCGTGGTTGAAGCGGCTCGCCGCCTGATCTAA
- the rmuC gene encoding DNA recombination protein RmuC — protein MDISILIYAVVALVSVGVGWLIASYQHAQQKADQLAEREEMVAELSAVKQQLAQSGHWRDECELLNNEVRNLRDINTSLEADLREVTTRLESTQLHAEDKIRQMINSEQRLSEQFENLANRIFEHSNRRVDEQNRQSLNSLLTPLREQLDGFRRQVQDSFGMEARERHTLAHEIRNLQQLNAQMAQEAINLTRALKGDNKAQGNWGEVVLTRVLEASGLREGHEYETQVSIENDARSRMQPDVIVRLPQGKDVVIDAKMTLVAYERYFNADDDYTRESALQEHIASVRNHIRLLGRKDYQQLPGLRSLDYVLMFIPVEPAFLLALDRQPELITEALKNNIMLVSPTTLLVALRTIANLWRYEHQSRNAQQIADRASKLYDKMRLFVDDMSSVGQSLDRAQDNYRQAMKKLASGRGNLLAQAEAFRSMGVEVKREINPELVEQATAQDEEFRLREGAGEQKTSSEDNDLAAGLSADEQPTRFYHGG, from the coding sequence GTGGATATCTCTATCCTGATTTATGCAGTGGTTGCGCTGGTGAGCGTGGGCGTAGGCTGGCTGATCGCCAGCTACCAGCACGCGCAGCAAAAGGCCGACCAGCTGGCAGAGCGTGAAGAGATGGTTGCCGAACTAAGCGCGGTAAAACAACAGCTTGCCCAAAGTGGTCACTGGCGCGACGAGTGCGAGCTGCTTAATAACGAAGTGCGCAATCTGCGTGATATCAACACCTCGCTGGAAGCCGATCTTCGCGAAGTGACTACCCGCCTTGAATCTACCCAGCTGCACGCTGAAGACAAAATCCGCCAGATGATCAACAGCGAACAACGCCTGAGCGAGCAGTTTGAGAACCTCGCGAACCGCATTTTCGAGCACAGCAACCGCCGCGTTGACGAACAAAACCGCCAAAGCCTGAACAGCCTGCTGACGCCCCTGCGCGAACAGCTTGATGGCTTTCGCCGCCAGGTGCAGGACAGCTTTGGCATGGAGGCGCGAGAGCGCCACACCCTGGCCCATGAAATTCGTAACCTCCAGCAGCTGAACGCCCAGATGGCGCAGGAAGCCATCAACCTGACGCGCGCGCTGAAAGGCGATAACAAAGCGCAGGGCAACTGGGGCGAAGTGGTGCTGACCCGCGTGCTGGAAGCCTCTGGCCTGCGGGAAGGGCATGAATACGAGACGCAGGTCAGCATTGAAAACGATGCCCGCTCGCGCATGCAGCCGGATGTGATTGTCCGCCTGCCGCAGGGCAAGGACGTGGTGATTGATGCCAAAATGACGCTGGTGGCGTATGAACGCTACTTCAACGCGGACGATGACTACACCCGCGAATCGGCCCTGCAGGAGCATATCGCGTCGGTGCGTAACCACATTCGTCTGCTGGGCCGCAAAGACTACCAGCAGCTGCCGGGGCTGCGTTCGCTGGACTACGTGCTCATGTTTATCCCGGTCGAACCCGCGTTTCTGCTGGCGCTCGACAGACAGCCCGAACTGATAACGGAAGCGCTGAAAAATAACATTATGCTGGTCAGCCCTACCACGCTGCTGGTGGCCTTGCGCACCATTGCTAACCTGTGGCGCTACGAGCACCAGAGCCGCAATGCGCAGCAGATCGCCGACCGTGCCAGCAAGCTGTACGACAAAATGCGCCTGTTTGTGGACGACATGTCCTCCGTAGGGCAAAGCCTGGATCGCGCCCAGGATAATTACCGCCAGGCGATGAAAAAACTCGCCTCCGGTCGCGGCAATCTTCTGGCTCAGGCGGAGGCGTTCCGCAGCATGGGGGTGGAAGTGAAGCGCGAGATTAATCCGGAACTGGTTGAACAAGCCACGGCGCAGGACGAAGAATTTCGCCTGCGTGAAGGGGCTGGTGAACAAAAGACATCCAGCGAAGACAATGATTTAGCGGCGGGATTATCCGCAGATGAGCAGCCGACGCGTTTCTATCACGGTGGTTGA
- the ubiE gene encoding bifunctional demethylmenaquinone methyltransferase/2-methoxy-6-polyprenyl-1,4-benzoquinol methylase UbiE produces MVDDSQDTTHFGFQTVAKAQKADMVAHVFHSVAAKYDVMNDLMSFGIHRLWKRFTIDCSGVRRGQTVLDLAGGTGDLTAKFSRLVGETGRVVLADINDSMLKMGREKLRNIGVVGNVEYVQANAEALPFPDNTFDCITISFGLRNVTDKDKALRSMYRVLKPGGRLLVLEFSKPIIDPLSKAYDAYSFHVLPRIGELVANDAESYRYLAESIRMHPDQDTLKAMMQDAGLENVEYFNMTAGVVALHRGYKF; encoded by the coding sequence ATGGTTGACGATTCACAAGACACAACGCACTTTGGCTTTCAGACTGTCGCCAAAGCGCAGAAAGCTGACATGGTGGCCCACGTATTTCATTCCGTGGCGGCGAAGTACGATGTGATGAATGACTTGATGTCATTCGGTATTCATCGCTTGTGGAAGCGCTTCACCATCGACTGTAGCGGCGTGCGTCGCGGTCAGACTGTACTGGATTTGGCAGGTGGCACGGGCGACTTAACGGCTAAATTCTCCCGCCTGGTGGGGGAAACCGGTCGCGTTGTGCTGGCAGATATCAACGACTCCATGTTGAAAATGGGGCGCGAGAAGCTGCGTAACATCGGGGTTGTCGGCAACGTCGAATACGTGCAGGCAAATGCCGAAGCGCTGCCGTTCCCGGACAACACCTTTGACTGTATCACTATCTCGTTTGGCCTGCGTAACGTCACCGATAAAGACAAAGCGCTGCGCTCTATGTACCGCGTGCTGAAGCCGGGCGGACGCCTGCTGGTGCTGGAGTTCTCCAAACCGATTATCGATCCGCTGAGCAAAGCTTACGACGCCTACTCCTTCCACGTTCTGCCACGCATTGGTGAGCTGGTGGCAAACGATGCAGAGAGCTACCGCTACCTTGCGGAATCTATTCGTATGCACCCCGATCAGGACACCCTGAAGGCGATGATGCAGGATGCAGGTCTCGAAAACGTAGAGTACTTCAACATGACGGCGGGCGTCGTCGCGCTGCATCGCGGTTACAAGTTCTGA
- the ubiJ gene encoding ubiquinone biosynthesis protein UbiJ gives MPFKPLVTAGIENVLNAFLYRAPALKAARQRLNGKVLRIALKEFSTPLVLVFSERQLDVLGEWEGEADCAVITHMSVLPKLRDRQQLTALIRSGELEVEGDIQVVQNFVALSDLAEFDPAELLAPYIGDIAAEGIGKAIQGGTAILRKTLQRQQRYAAEVLTEEWRMAPGPLEVAWFAEETAAVERAVDALTKRLEKLEGK, from the coding sequence GTGCCCTTTAAACCCTTAGTCACTGCAGGCATTGAGAATGTACTGAACGCCTTTCTGTACCGCGCGCCTGCGCTGAAAGCTGCGCGCCAGCGGCTGAACGGCAAGGTTCTGCGCATTGCGTTAAAAGAGTTCTCGACCCCGCTTGTGCTGGTTTTCAGCGAACGCCAGCTTGACGTTCTGGGTGAGTGGGAAGGCGAGGCTGATTGCGCCGTTATCACGCACATGAGCGTGCTGCCAAAACTGCGCGATCGTCAGCAGCTCACGGCGCTGATCCGCAGCGGTGAGCTGGAGGTTGAAGGTGACATCCAGGTTGTGCAGAACTTCGTTGCACTCAGCGATCTCGCCGAGTTTGACCCGGCAGAGTTGCTCGCGCCGTATATCGGCGACATTGCAGCCGAAGGGATCGGCAAAGCCATTCAGGGCGGGACGGCGATCCTGCGTAAAACGCTGCAACGACAGCAGCGCTATGCAGCGGAAGTGTTAACCGAAGAGTGGCGTATGGCACCGGGACCGCTGGAAGTGGCATGGTTTGCAGAAGAGACGGCGGCCGTAGAACGTGCGGTTGATGCGTTAACCAAACGGCTGGAAAAACTGGAGGGCAAATGA
- the ubiB gene encoding ubiquinone biosynthesis regulatory protein kinase UbiB, with translation MTPGEIRRLYFIVQTFLSYGLDELIPKMRITLPLRLWRRTLFWMPNRHKDQELGERLRLALQELGPVWIKFGQMLSTRRDLFPPQIADQLALLQDRVAPFDGARAKKQIEQAMGNIPVETWFDDFDIQPLASASIAQVHTARLKENGKEVVIKVIRPDILPIIRADMKLIYRLARWVPRLLPDGRRLRPLEVVREYEKTLIDELNLLRESANAIQLRRNFEGSPMLYVPEVYSDYCSEGMMVMERIYGIPVSDVVALEKQGTNMKLLAERGVQVFFTQVFRDSFFHADMHPGNIFVSYEHPENPKYIGIDCGIVGSLNKEDKRYLAENFIAFFNRDYRKVAELHVDSGWVPPDTNVEEFEFAIRTVCEPIFEKPLSEISFGHVLLNLFNTARRFNMEVQPQLVLLQKTLLYVEGVGRQLYPQLDLWKTAKPFLESWIKDQVGIPALVRSLKEKGPFWIEKMPEIPELVYDSLRQSKNLQHSMDTIAHELKTSRARQGQSRYLFGIGATLLLSGTLLLINRPDWEMMPAWLMAAGVVVWLAGWRKTR, from the coding sequence ATGACGCCTGGTGAAATTCGGCGCCTCTACTTTATCGTTCAGACATTTTTGAGTTACGGGCTCGACGAGCTTATCCCCAAAATGCGTATCACGCTGCCGCTTCGTCTCTGGCGGCGAACGTTGTTCTGGATGCCCAATCGCCATAAAGACCAGGAGTTAGGTGAACGCCTGCGTCTGGCGTTACAGGAGCTTGGCCCGGTCTGGATTAAGTTCGGGCAGATGCTCTCGACCCGTCGCGACCTTTTCCCGCCACAAATTGCCGATCAGCTTGCGCTCCTGCAGGATCGCGTTGCGCCGTTTGACGGCGCACGGGCCAAAAAGCAGATTGAACAGGCTATGGGCAACATTCCTGTTGAAACCTGGTTTGATGATTTTGACATTCAGCCGCTTGCCTCGGCCTCTATCGCTCAGGTGCATACCGCGCGCCTGAAAGAGAACGGCAAAGAGGTGGTAATCAAGGTTATCCGCCCTGATATCCTGCCGATTATCAGAGCCGATATGAAGCTTATCTATCGCCTTGCGCGCTGGGTACCGCGTCTGCTGCCTGACGGACGTCGTCTACGTCCGCTGGAAGTGGTGCGTGAATATGAAAAAACGCTGATTGATGAACTCAATCTGCTGCGTGAATCCGCGAACGCCATTCAGCTGCGCCGCAACTTTGAAGGCAGCCCGATGCTCTACGTGCCGGAGGTCTACTCAGACTATTGCAGCGAAGGCATGATGGTGATGGAGCGCATCTACGGCATTCCTGTTTCCGATGTGGTTGCGCTGGAAAAGCAGGGAACCAACATGAAGCTGCTGGCCGAGCGCGGGGTTCAGGTCTTCTTTACTCAGGTCTTCCGCGACAGCTTCTTCCATGCGGATATGCACCCGGGCAACATTTTTGTCAGCTACGAACACCCTGAAAACCCGAAATACATCGGTATCGACTGCGGTATAGTCGGCTCGCTGAACAAAGAAGATAAACGCTACCTCGCAGAGAACTTTATCGCGTTCTTTAACCGCGATTACCGCAAAGTGGCTGAACTGCACGTTGATTCCGGCTGGGTTCCGCCGGATACCAACGTTGAAGAATTTGAGTTTGCGATCCGTACGGTCTGTGAACCGATTTTTGAAAAACCGCTGTCGGAGATCTCTTTCGGCCACGTTTTACTCAATCTGTTTAATACGGCGCGTCGCTTCAACATGGAAGTGCAGCCTCAATTAGTTTTACTTCAGAAAACACTACTTTACGTTGAGGGCGTAGGCCGCCAGCTCTATCCTCAGTTAGACTTGTGGAAAACGGCGAAGCCTTTCCTTGAATCGTGGATTAAAGATCAGGTCGGTATTCCGGCGCTGGTTCGCTCCTTAAAAGAGAAAGGACCGTTCTGGATTGAAAAAATGCCTGAAATTCCTGAACTGGTTTACGACAGTTTGCGTCAGAGCAAGAACCTTCAGCACAGCATGGATACAATCGCCCACGAGCTTAAAACCAGTCGTGCACGTCAGGGTCAGTCACGTTATCTCTTTGGGATAGGGGCGACGCTACTGCTAAGCGGCACGCTGCTGCTGATCAATCGCCCGGACTGGGAGATGATGCCCGCCTGGCTGATGGCCGCGGGCGTCGTGGTCTGGCTCGCTGGCTGGAGAAAAACGCGCTGA
- the tatA gene encoding Sec-independent protein translocase subunit TatA, with protein sequence MGGISIWQLLIIAVIVVLLFGTKKLGSIGSDLGASIKGFKKAMGDDESKQDKASQDADFTAKTIADKQDEAKKEDAKRHDKEQV encoded by the coding sequence ATGGGTGGTATCAGTATCTGGCAATTGTTAATCATTGCCGTCATCGTCGTACTGCTGTTTGGTACGAAGAAACTCGGTTCTATCGGTTCCGATCTGGGTGCATCTATCAAAGGCTTTAAGAAAGCCATGGGCGATGATGAAAGTAAGCAGGACAAAGCCAGCCAGGATGCGGACTTCACTGCTAAAACCATCGCTGATAAGCAAGATGAAGCCAAAAAGGAAGACGCAAAACGCCACGATAAAGAGCAGGTGTAA
- the tatB gene encoding Sec-independent protein translocase protein TatB produces MFDIGFGELLLVFVIGLIVLGPQRLPVAVKTVAGWVRALRSLATTVQNELAQELKLQEFQDSLKKVEKASMDNLTPELKASMDELREAAESMKRSYSINDPEKASDEANTIHNPVVKGSEEQREGVTPSSAEHQAAAPEQTPQESEVKKPVQPEEPVVKAAEAKPAAPVSESSPSSSDKA; encoded by the coding sequence GTGTTCGATATTGGTTTTGGTGAGTTACTGCTGGTCTTCGTGATTGGCCTGATTGTACTGGGGCCGCAACGTTTACCCGTCGCGGTAAAAACTGTTGCGGGTTGGGTGCGTGCGCTGCGCTCGCTGGCTACGACGGTACAAAACGAGCTGGCACAGGAGCTTAAGCTCCAGGAATTTCAGGACAGCCTGAAAAAGGTTGAGAAGGCGAGCATGGACAACCTGACGCCGGAGCTGAAAGCCTCGATGGACGAACTGCGCGAAGCGGCGGAATCCATGAAGCGGTCTTACAGCATTAACGATCCTGAAAAGGCGAGCGATGAAGCTAACACCATCCATAACCCGGTGGTGAAAGGCAGCGAAGAACAGCGTGAGGGCGTAACGCCATCAAGCGCTGAGCATCAGGCCGCTGCGCCTGAGCAGACGCCGCAGGAATCCGAAGTGAAAAAACCGGTGCAGCCGGAAGAGCCCGTGGTAAAAGCGGCTGAAGCAAAGCCCGCTGCCCCCGTTTCCGAATCATCCCCTTCGTCGAGTGATAAAGCGTAA
- the tatC gene encoding Sec-independent protein translocase subunit TatC, producing MAVDDTQPLIAHLIELRKRLLNCIIAVFLIFLCLVYFANDIYQVVSAPLIKQMPLGATMIATDVASPFFTPIKLTFWVSLIASAPVILYQVWAFVAPALYRHERKLVIPLLVSSSLLFYIGMAFAYFVVFPLAFGFLTHTAPVGVQVSTDIASYLSFVMALFMAFGVAFEVPVAIVLLCWVGVTTPEDLRKKRPYILVGAFVVGMLLTPPDVFSQTLLAIPMYCLFEVGVFFSRFYVGKGRRQNEEDDESEQTTEE from the coding sequence ATGGCAGTAGATGATACTCAACCGCTCATTGCGCACCTGATTGAGCTGCGTAAGCGCCTGTTAAACTGCATTATTGCGGTTTTCCTCATTTTCCTGTGCCTGGTCTATTTTGCTAATGACATCTATCAGGTGGTCTCCGCGCCGCTGATTAAGCAAATGCCGCTGGGTGCAACGATGATCGCAACGGACGTTGCGTCACCGTTCTTTACCCCGATTAAGCTGACATTCTGGGTGTCGCTGATCGCCTCTGCGCCGGTCATTCTGTATCAGGTCTGGGCGTTTGTGGCGCCTGCGCTGTACAGACACGAACGCAAGCTGGTGATCCCGCTGCTGGTGTCCAGCTCCCTGCTGTTCTATATCGGCATGGCGTTCGCCTATTTCGTGGTCTTCCCGCTGGCCTTTGGCTTCCTGACGCATACCGCGCCGGTGGGCGTTCAGGTGTCGACGGATATTGCCAGCTACCTCAGCTTCGTTATGGCGCTGTTCATGGCGTTTGGCGTGGCGTTTGAAGTGCCGGTAGCCATTGTGCTGCTCTGCTGGGTGGGCGTCACCACGCCTGAAGATCTGCGCAAAAAGCGCCCGTATATCCTGGTCGGGGCATTTGTTGTGGGCATGCTGCTGACGCCGCCGGACGTTTTCTCCCAAACGCTGCTGGCTATACCGATGTACTGCCTGTTTGAAGTCGGGGTGTTCTTCTCGCGCTTCTATGTAGGTAAAGGACGTCGGCAGAATGAAGAAGACGACGAGTCTGAACAGACCACAGAAGAATAA
- the tatD gene encoding 3'-5' ssDNA/RNA exonuclease TatD yields MFDIGLNLTSPQFAKDVDDVVARAFAAGVKGLLLTGTNLHESEQAQQLAQRYDHCWSTAGVHPHDSSHWTDRSAETLRQLAMTPEVVAIGECGLDFNRNFSTPDEQERAFTAQLALAAELEMPVFMHCRDAHERFLTLLEPWLDKLPGAVLHCFTGSRQEALECLQRGLYLGITGWVCDERRGLELRDLLPIIPADRLLVETDAPYLLPRDIKPKPASRRNEPAWLGHIVERVAHWRGDDPQWLSAQTDDNVRRLFGITF; encoded by the coding sequence ATGTTTGATATTGGACTCAATCTCACCAGCCCGCAGTTTGCCAAAGATGTCGACGACGTCGTCGCGCGCGCGTTTGCCGCAGGGGTAAAAGGCCTGTTGCTGACGGGGACCAACCTGCATGAGAGCGAGCAGGCGCAGCAACTGGCGCAACGTTATGACCATTGCTGGTCAACGGCAGGGGTACACCCTCACGACAGCAGTCACTGGACGGATCGCAGCGCTGAAACGCTCCGTCAGTTGGCGATGACGCCTGAGGTGGTCGCCATCGGTGAGTGCGGTCTCGATTTTAACCGCAACTTTTCAACGCCTGATGAGCAGGAACGGGCCTTTACCGCCCAGCTTGCTCTGGCAGCCGAGCTGGAAATGCCGGTCTTTATGCATTGCCGCGACGCCCACGAACGTTTCCTCACGCTGCTGGAGCCGTGGCTTGATAAGCTGCCGGGGGCCGTGTTGCACTGTTTTACCGGATCGCGGCAGGAGGCACTTGAGTGCCTGCAGCGTGGGCTGTATTTGGGGATAACCGGCTGGGTTTGCGATGAGCGTCGTGGGCTTGAACTGCGCGACTTACTGCCCATTATTCCGGCTGACCGCCTGCTGGTTGAAACGGATGCGCCCTATTTATTGCCGCGCGATATAAAGCCCAAACCGGCCTCTCGGCGTAACGAACCGGCCTGGCTGGGGCATATCGTTGAGCGCGTGGCGCACTGGCGCGGGGACGATCCGCAGTGGCTGTCAGCGCAAACGGACGACAACGTTCGCCGCCTGTTTGGGATAACGTTTTAA
- the rfaH gene encoding transcription/translation regulatory transformer protein RfaH has product MQAWYLLYCKRGQLQRAQEHLERQSVNCLTPVITLEKMQRGKRALVSEPLFPNYLFVEFDPEVIHTTTISATRGVSHFVRFGASPATVPSTVIHQLSVYQQPEGITDPETPYAGDSVVITEGAFEGLQAIFSEPDGEARSMLLLNLLNKQVLQSVKNTDFRKV; this is encoded by the coding sequence ATGCAGGCCTGGTATTTACTGTATTGCAAACGCGGGCAACTTCAACGCGCGCAGGAACATCTGGAACGTCAGTCTGTGAACTGCCTGACGCCCGTGATCACGCTTGAAAAAATGCAGCGTGGCAAACGCGCCCTCGTCAGCGAACCTCTGTTCCCAAACTATCTGTTCGTCGAATTCGACCCGGAAGTCATCCACACTACGACCATCAGCGCCACGCGCGGCGTCAGCCACTTTGTGCGTTTTGGTGCCAGCCCCGCGACGGTCCCCTCAACGGTTATCCATCAGCTATCGGTCTATCAGCAACCGGAAGGAATAACCGACCCGGAAACGCCCTATGCGGGCGACAGCGTGGTGATCACCGAAGGCGCGTTTGAGGGCCTTCAGGCTATCTTCTCTGAGCCGGATGGTGAAGCTCGCTCCATGCTGCTGCTAAACCTGCTGAATAAACAGGTGCTGCAAAGCGTCAAAAACACCGACTTCCGCAAAGTTTAA
- the ubiD gene encoding 4-hydroxy-3-polyprenylbenzoate decarboxylase produces MTNCMKYHDLRDFLALLEKQGELKRITLPVDPCLEMTEIADRTLRAGGPALLFENPKGYSMPVLCNLFGTPRRVAMGMGQEDVTALREVGKLLAFLKEPEPPKGFRDLFDKLPQFKQVLNMPTKRLRGAPCQQKVLEGDAVDLTKIPIMQCWPEDAAPLITWGLTVTCGPHKERQNLGIYRQQRIGKNKLIMRWLSHRGGALDFQEWCAAHPGERFPVSVALGADPATILGAVTPVPDTLSEYAFAGLLRGTKTEVVKCISNDLEVPASAEIVLEGYIEQGELAPEGPYGDHTGYYNEVDNFPVFTVTHITQRDDPIYHSTYTGRPPDEPAVLGVALNEVFVPILQKQFPEIVDFYLPPEGCSYRLAVVTIKKQYAGHAKRVMMGVWSFLRQFMYTKFVIVCDDDVNARDWNDVIWAITTRMDPARDTVLVENTPIDYLDFASPVSGLGSKMGLDATNKWPGETDREWGRPIEKDPAVTARIDAIWDELAIMSNGKTESDR; encoded by the coding sequence ATGACTAACTGCATGAAATACCACGATCTACGCGACTTCCTGGCACTGCTGGAAAAGCAGGGCGAACTCAAACGCATTACGCTTCCTGTCGATCCCTGTCTGGAGATGACAGAAATTGCCGACCGCACCCTGCGTGCCGGTGGCCCCGCTTTGTTGTTTGAAAATCCAAAAGGCTATTCCATGCCGGTGCTGTGCAACCTGTTCGGCACACCGCGTCGCGTGGCGATGGGGATGGGGCAAGAGGATGTCACGGCGCTACGTGAAGTGGGCAAACTGCTGGCCTTTCTGAAAGAGCCTGAACCACCAAAAGGCTTCCGCGATTTATTCGACAAACTGCCGCAGTTTAAGCAGGTGTTGAACATGCCAACCAAACGCCTGCGCGGTGCGCCGTGCCAGCAGAAAGTGCTGGAAGGCGACGCGGTTGATCTGACAAAAATCCCGATTATGCAGTGCTGGCCCGAAGATGCCGCACCGCTCATTACCTGGGGCCTGACCGTAACGTGTGGCCCGCACAAAGAGCGCCAGAATCTCGGCATTTATCGCCAGCAGCGGATTGGAAAAAACAAACTCATCATGCGCTGGTTGTCCCATCGCGGTGGCGCACTGGACTTCCAGGAGTGGTGTGCAGCGCATCCCGGCGAGCGTTTTCCTGTTTCTGTCGCGCTGGGTGCTGACCCGGCGACGATCCTTGGGGCGGTCACACCCGTGCCGGATACGCTCTCCGAATACGCCTTTGCGGGACTTTTGCGCGGCACGAAAACCGAAGTGGTGAAGTGCATCTCTAATGACCTTGAAGTGCCGGCCAGCGCTGAGATTGTCCTCGAGGGTTACATTGAGCAGGGCGAGCTGGCACCGGAAGGGCCATACGGCGACCACACGGGCTATTACAACGAAGTGGATAACTTCCCGGTGTTTACCGTAACGCACATTACCCAGCGTGACGATCCGATTTACCACTCGACCTATACGGGCCGTCCACCGGATGAACCGGCTGTGCTGGGCGTGGCGCTGAACGAAGTGTTTGTGCCGATCCTGCAAAAGCAGTTCCCGGAAATCGTTGATTTCTATCTGCCGCCGGAAGGGTGCTCTTACCGCCTGGCCGTTGTGACCATCAAAAAGCAGTATGCTGGTCATGCTAAACGCGTGATGATGGGCGTATGGTCTTTCCTGCGCCAGTTTATGTATACCAAATTTGTGATTGTCTGCGATGATGACGTCAATGCCCGCGACTGGAATGATGTTATCTGGGCCATTACTACGCGTATGGATCCGGCGCGCGACACGGTGCTGGTGGAAAACACACCGATTGATTATCTGGATTTTGCCTCGCCGGTTTCCGGCCTTGGCTCAAAGATGGGACTGGATGCCACGAATAAATGGCCTGGCGAAACCGACCGTGAATGGGGTCGCCCGATCGAAAAAGATCCTGCCGTGACCGCGCGCATTGACGCGATCTGGGACGAGCTGGCCATAATGAGTAACGGTAAAACTGAATCTGACCGTTAA
- the fre gene encoding NAD(P)H-flavin reductase: MTTLSCKVTSVDAITDTVYRVRLTPEAPFSFRAGQYLMVVMDERDKRPFSMASTPAEQEFIELHIGASELNLYAMAVMDRILKEREIVVDIPHGEAWLRDDEERPLILIAGGTGFSYVRSILLTALARNPNRDITIYWGGREEKHLYDLSELEALSVTHPNLRIEPVVEQPEEGWRGRNGTVLTAVLQDYGTLAGHDIYIAGRFEMAKIARDLFCNERDAREDRLFGDAFAFI, translated from the coding sequence ATGACAACCTTAAGCTGTAAAGTGACTTCGGTAGATGCCATTACCGACACCGTATATCGCGTCCGTTTAACGCCTGAAGCGCCATTCTCTTTCCGCGCTGGTCAGTACTTAATGGTTGTGATGGATGAGCGCGATAAGCGTCCTTTCTCGATGGCTTCAACGCCTGCTGAGCAGGAATTTATTGAGCTGCATATCGGTGCGTCAGAGCTTAACCTGTATGCGATGGCGGTGATGGATCGCATTCTGAAGGAGCGTGAAATCGTCGTGGATATTCCACACGGTGAAGCCTGGTTGCGTGATGACGAAGAGCGTCCCCTGATCCTGATTGCCGGTGGCACCGGCTTCTCCTACGTGCGTTCGATTCTGCTGACCGCGCTGGCGCGCAACCCGAATCGTGATATCACGATTTACTGGGGCGGCCGTGAAGAGAAGCATCTGTACGATCTGTCTGAACTGGAAGCGCTGAGCGTAACCCATCCGAACCTGCGCATTGAGCCAGTTGTTGAGCAGCCTGAAGAGGGCTGGCGTGGACGCAACGGGACGGTGTTAACGGCGGTACTGCAGGATTACGGTACGCTGGCGGGGCACGATATCTATATTGCCGGTCGTTTCGAAATGGCGAAAATTGCCCGTGACCTGTTCTGCAATGAACGCGATGCGCGTGAGGACCGTCTCTTCGGCGATGCGTTTGCGTTCATTTAA